A genomic region of Gordonia crocea contains the following coding sequences:
- a CDS encoding SDR family oxidoreductase has translation MPENRQSEPASADIGLGGRVVLVTGGARGVGAGIVRVLDSLGAVPVICGRTEPTDGDGFDFHSCDVRDSDAVASMMAAIVERHGRLDGAVNNAGGSPFALAADASDNFARKIVELNLMAPLIVARAAHAVMAGQPGGGAIVNVSSVSGHRPSPGTSAYGAAKAGLDNLTASLAVEWAPAVRLNSVVCGPVETELSHLHYGDADGVAAVGKTIPMGRLAAPVDVGNAVAFLLSPLAAYITGSTLTVHGGGEKPAFLDAGNAENRV, from the coding sequence ATGCCTGAAAACCGTCAGTCCGAGCCCGCGTCGGCCGATATCGGCCTCGGGGGCCGCGTCGTCCTGGTGACCGGCGGCGCGCGGGGAGTCGGAGCCGGGATCGTCCGGGTCCTCGACTCCCTCGGCGCGGTGCCCGTCATCTGCGGGCGCACCGAGCCCACCGACGGCGACGGCTTCGACTTCCACTCCTGCGACGTGCGGGACTCCGATGCCGTCGCCTCGATGATGGCGGCCATCGTTGAACGGCACGGGCGGCTCGACGGCGCGGTCAACAACGCCGGCGGCTCGCCGTTCGCCCTTGCCGCCGACGCGTCGGACAACTTCGCCCGCAAGATCGTCGAACTGAACCTGATGGCGCCGCTGATCGTCGCGCGGGCCGCACACGCGGTGATGGCCGGCCAACCCGGCGGCGGCGCGATCGTCAACGTGTCCAGCGTGAGCGGACACCGACCCTCGCCGGGCACGTCGGCCTATGGCGCGGCCAAAGCCGGGCTGGACAACCTCACGGCCAGCCTCGCCGTCGAATGGGCGCCGGCGGTCCGGCTCAACTCGGTGGTCTGCGGCCCGGTCGAGACCGAACTCTCGCACCTGCACTACGGCGATGCCGACGGGGTGGCCGCGGTCGGCAAGACCATCCCGATGGGGCGGCTGGCGGCCCCGGTCGACGTCGGCAACGCCGTCGCCTTCCTGCTCTCTCCCCTGGCCGCCTACATCACCGGCTCGACCCTGACCGTGCACGGCGGCGGCGAGAAGCCGGCCTTCCTCGACGCCGGCAACGCCGAGAACCGCGTCTAG
- a CDS encoding CoA-transferase subunit beta, with protein MSTNDAGNTVSGSNQTDAGNTVSGSNQTDITRAEYCVTSCADIFTGAGEIMASPMAPTPLIGARLARLTTEPDLLITDGEALILADTPAIGKTGPIEGWMPFRKVFDVVASGRRHVVMGANQIDRFGNQNLSAFGPLQHPTRQMFGVRGAPGNTINHPTSYWVARHSSRVFVDQVDIVSGIGFDKIDPQNPAYDHLNIHRIVTNLGVFDFGGPDHTMRALSLHPGVGADEVAENTSFEVAGLADAPTTATPTDEQLRIIREVLDPKGVRNREVKS; from the coding sequence ATGAGCACCAACGACGCCGGGAACACCGTGAGCGGGTCGAATCAAACCGACGCCGGGAACACCGTGAGCGGGTCGAATCAAACCGACATCACCCGCGCCGAGTACTGCGTGACGTCCTGCGCGGACATCTTCACCGGGGCCGGCGAGATCATGGCCTCCCCGATGGCGCCGACGCCGCTGATCGGCGCCCGGTTGGCGCGCCTGACCACCGAACCCGACCTGCTCATCACCGACGGCGAGGCACTCATCCTCGCCGACACCCCGGCGATCGGGAAGACCGGGCCGATCGAGGGGTGGATGCCGTTCCGCAAGGTCTTCGACGTCGTCGCGTCGGGCCGTCGCCACGTCGTGATGGGCGCCAACCAGATCGACCGGTTCGGCAACCAGAACCTGTCCGCGTTCGGGCCGCTGCAGCACCCGACCCGTCAGATGTTCGGGGTGCGCGGCGCGCCGGGCAACACGATCAACCACCCGACGAGCTATTGGGTGGCCCGCCATTCGTCGCGGGTGTTCGTCGACCAGGTCGACATCGTGTCCGGCATCGGGTTCGACAAGATCGACCCGCAGAATCCGGCGTATGACCACCTGAACATCCACCGCATCGTCACCAACCTCGGCGTCTTCGACTTCGGCGGACCCGACCACACCATGCGCGCCCTGTCGCTGCACCCGGGGGTCGGCGCCGACGAGGTCGCCGAGAACACCTCCTTCGAGGTCGCCGGTCTAGCCGACGCCCCGACCACCGCGACCCCGACCGACGAACAGCTGCGGATCATCCGAGAGGTGCTGGACCCCAAGGGGGTTCGCAACCGCGAGGTGAAGTCGTGA
- a CDS encoding GNAT family N-acetyltransferase, giving the protein MTDLDQTTARRDITDALLTALERRHEVLDAIVDADNRAAAVEAVATLLGKSQLGAEAVLGMSLQQLTKDQRRRNQAELDNLNSALTFTLAERPASSGDTVDLRPFSADDDADLFKIRTDEQGSAGDGSGAPAGDIDSEIAAAAHRVDDEEAVWLVATEHDAKIGLVMGELHDGEVDVRIWIHPDRRKQGFGMAALRKSRSEMAAYFPGVPMVVRAPGA; this is encoded by the coding sequence ATGACTGATCTGGACCAAACCACCGCCCGCCGTGACATCACCGACGCCCTGCTCACCGCCCTGGAACGGCGCCACGAAGTGCTCGACGCCATCGTCGACGCGGACAACCGCGCGGCAGCCGTGGAAGCAGTCGCCACCTTGCTCGGCAAGTCCCAGTTGGGCGCCGAGGCGGTTCTCGGCATGTCGCTGCAACAGCTCACCAAAGATCAGCGCCGGCGCAACCAGGCCGAACTCGACAACCTCAACTCGGCGTTGACGTTCACCCTCGCCGAGCGCCCCGCCTCGAGCGGGGACACCGTGGACCTGCGCCCGTTCTCCGCCGACGACGATGCCGACCTGTTCAAGATCCGCACCGACGAGCAGGGCAGCGCCGGAGACGGATCGGGCGCACCGGCGGGCGATATCGACTCCGAGATCGCCGCCGCGGCCCACCGCGTCGATGACGAAGAGGCGGTCTGGTTGGTCGCCACCGAACACGACGCCAAGATCGGCCTGGTCATGGGCGAGTTGCACGACGGCGAGGTCGACGTCCGGATCTGGATCCACCCCGACCGGCGCAAGCAGGGCTTCGGCATGGCCGCGCTGCGCAAGTCCCGCTCGGAGATGGCCGCGTACTTCCCCGGCGTTCCGATGGTCGTACGCGCCCCCGGCGCCTGA
- a CDS encoding CoA transferase subunit A, which yields MATDKTSTLDEVIAELSDGMTIGIGGWGSRRKPMALVRALARSSVTDLTVVTYGGADLGLLCEAGKVTKAYYGFVSLDSAPFYDPWFAKARTTGTITAREMDEGMVKCGLEAAAARLPFLPIRAGLGSDVPAFWEGELKTVVSPYPEDWTRSHSSRRPDPDGRTQTLIAMPALRLDAAFVHLDRADVHGNAAYTGVDPYFDDLYLAAADRRYLETDELVTTEELVGSVERERLVVNRMNVDRVVHTPNGAHFTFSGSYGRDEAFQRFYVESAGDEATWAAFKARFLDVDEQTYQDEVAKWQAEQEDNQ from the coding sequence ATGGCGACCGACAAGACGTCGACACTCGACGAGGTGATCGCCGAACTGTCCGACGGGATGACCATCGGCATCGGCGGCTGGGGATCGCGGCGCAAGCCGATGGCCCTGGTGCGGGCGCTGGCGCGCTCGTCGGTGACGGACCTGACCGTGGTCACCTACGGCGGCGCCGACCTCGGCCTGCTGTGCGAGGCCGGGAAGGTCACCAAGGCCTACTACGGGTTCGTGTCGCTGGACTCGGCCCCGTTCTACGACCCCTGGTTCGCCAAGGCGCGCACCACCGGCACGATCACCGCGCGCGAGATGGACGAGGGCATGGTCAAGTGCGGCCTCGAGGCCGCCGCGGCCCGGCTGCCGTTCCTGCCGATCCGCGCCGGCCTGGGCTCCGACGTCCCGGCCTTCTGGGAGGGCGAGCTCAAAACCGTCGTCTCCCCCTACCCCGAGGATTGGACCCGCTCGCACAGTTCCCGGCGTCCGGACCCCGACGGGCGCACCCAAACGCTGATCGCGATGCCCGCGCTGCGCCTCGACGCCGCCTTCGTGCACCTCGACCGGGCCGATGTCCACGGCAACGCGGCGTACACCGGGGTCGACCCGTACTTCGACGACCTCTACCTCGCCGCCGCCGACCGACGCTACCTCGAGACCGACGAGCTGGTCACCACCGAGGAACTCGTCGGCTCCGTGGAGCGCGAACGGCTGGTGGTCAACCGGATGAACGTCGACCGGGTCGTCCACACCCCCAACGGCGCGCACTTCACCTTCAGCGGCTCGTACGGGCGCGACGAGGCCTTCCAGCGGTTCTACGTCGAATCCGCCGGCGACGAGGCGACGTGGGCGGCCTTCAAGGCCCGCTTCCTCGACGTCGACGAACAGACCTACCAGGACGAGGTCGCCAAGTGGCAGGCCGAGCAGGAGGACAACCAATGA
- a CDS encoding enoyl-CoA hydratase family protein, whose translation MPITTTRGEPGTGDAGIVTVTVDFPPVNALPSAAWFELADTILAAGADESTHAVILRAEGRGFNAGVDIKEMQATTGFDALIAANQGCAAAFSAVYDCAVPVIVAVNGFCVGGGIGLVGNADVIVASDDAVFGLPEVDRGALGAATHLARLMPQHMMRTLYYTAQNATAQQLHQFGSVYRVVPREELLDAALDVARMIATKDTRVIRRAKAAINGIDPVDVKNSYLLEQRYTYELNLAGVADEHRDAFVAEGQKGTK comes from the coding sequence GTGCCCATCACGACCACCCGCGGTGAACCGGGGACCGGCGACGCCGGCATCGTCACCGTCACCGTCGACTTCCCGCCGGTCAACGCACTGCCGAGCGCCGCCTGGTTCGAGCTGGCCGACACCATCCTTGCCGCGGGGGCCGACGAATCGACCCACGCGGTGATCCTGCGGGCCGAGGGGCGCGGCTTCAATGCGGGCGTCGACATCAAGGAGATGCAGGCCACCACCGGCTTCGACGCGCTGATCGCGGCGAACCAGGGTTGCGCGGCCGCCTTCTCCGCCGTCTACGACTGCGCCGTCCCGGTCATCGTGGCGGTGAACGGCTTCTGCGTCGGCGGGGGCATCGGCCTGGTCGGCAACGCCGACGTCATCGTGGCCTCCGACGACGCGGTCTTCGGCCTGCCCGAGGTGGACCGCGGCGCGCTCGGCGCCGCCACCCATCTTGCCCGCCTCATGCCCCAGCACATGATGCGGACGCTGTACTACACCGCGCAGAACGCGACCGCCCAACAGTTGCACCAGTTCGGCTCGGTGTACCGGGTGGTGCCGCGCGAGGAACTGCTCGACGCGGCGCTCGACGTCGCCCGCATGATCGCCACCAAGGACACCCGCGTCATCCGTCGCGCCAAGGCCGCGATCAACGGCATCGACCCGGTCGACGTGAAGAACAGCTACCTGCTCGAGCAGCGCTACACCTATGAACTGAACCTCGCCGGCGTCGCCGACGAACACCGCGACGCCTTCGTCGCCGAGGGCCAGAAGGGAACGAAGTAA
- a CDS encoding SDR family oxidoreductase yields MSEQLSTDRVVIVTGAGQGIGRAHALAFAADGASVVVNDYARDAAQAVADEIVAAGGKAVANGADVADWAAGADLVKTAVDEFGGLDTVVNNAGFVRDRMLVSLSEDEWDSVVRVHLKGHFVILRHAAEYWRAQSKAGAQRAARVINTSSGAGIFGSVGQGNYAAAKAGIAELTIQAAAELGGYGIAVNAIAPAARTAMTLGAGDAMAAQMAAPTDGSFDAMDPANISPLVVWLGSAACDVSGRVFEVEGGTITVLDGWQRAASKDKGSRWEPAEVGPAVAALIADSPEPVKAYGAR; encoded by the coding sequence ATGTCTGAACAGTTGAGCACCGACCGCGTCGTCATCGTCACCGGAGCCGGACAGGGGATCGGCCGCGCCCACGCGTTGGCCTTCGCCGCCGACGGCGCCAGCGTCGTCGTGAACGACTACGCCCGCGACGCCGCGCAGGCCGTCGCCGACGAGATCGTCGCCGCCGGCGGCAAGGCCGTCGCCAACGGTGCCGATGTCGCCGACTGGGCGGCCGGGGCCGACCTGGTGAAGACGGCCGTCGACGAATTCGGCGGACTCGACACGGTGGTCAACAACGCCGGCTTCGTGCGCGACCGCATGTTGGTGTCGCTCTCCGAGGACGAGTGGGACTCGGTGGTCCGCGTGCACCTCAAGGGACACTTCGTCATCTTGCGCCACGCGGCGGAGTACTGGCGGGCCCAGTCGAAGGCCGGCGCGCAGCGGGCCGCGCGGGTCATCAACACCTCGTCGGGGGCGGGCATCTTCGGTTCGGTCGGGCAGGGCAACTATGCCGCGGCGAAGGCCGGGATCGCCGAGCTGACCATCCAGGCGGCCGCGGAACTCGGCGGGTATGGGATCGCGGTCAACGCGATCGCCCCGGCCGCGCGCACCGCGATGACCCTCGGCGCCGGCGACGCGATGGCCGCGCAGATGGCCGCGCCGACCGACGGTTCCTTCGACGCGATGGATCCGGCCAACATCTCCCCGCTCGTGGTCTGGCTGGGCTCGGCCGCGTGCGACGTCAGCGGCCGGGTCTTCGAGGTCGAAGGCGGGACGATCACCGTGCTCGACGGTTGGCAGCGCGCCGCGTCGAAGGACAAGGGGTCGCGGTGGGAGCCCGCCGAAGTCGGGCCCGCGGTCGCCGCACTGATCGCCGACTCGCCCGAGCCGGTGAAGGCCTACGGGGCCCGCTGA